In the genome of Saprospira sp. CCB-QB6, one region contains:
- a CDS encoding STAS domain-containing protein — MQKVKTAALYRRQFFIDQSDLDLIAAAGKQVPAEVEGQVFERLFDWMRNCPEYGEYYTEDLIAGIDQGNSIIWSDMISGVLDEAYVERHLGFGDAFLGLGLSLNAFMSLLAACQEFVLEELIKYAGKDADFILAFKKYAQVGLDIVSEVYRKRSLKSLEDQNDALRELSTPVAQIWEDILLLPLVGFIDSKRAKDVMEAMLDKIAETQAKFFILDISGVAIVDTAVANHLIKMSKAARLMGTQCMISGVSGPIAQTIVELGISIDEIRTTGSMRDALGLAIKEAGVAF, encoded by the coding sequence ATGCAAAAAGTAAAAACAGCGGCCTTATACAGGCGACAATTCTTTATTGATCAATCTGATTTGGACCTTATTGCTGCAGCGGGTAAGCAGGTTCCAGCAGAAGTAGAAGGGCAGGTATTTGAGCGTCTTTTTGACTGGATGCGCAACTGCCCAGAGTATGGAGAGTACTATACAGAAGACCTAATTGCGGGAATAGACCAAGGGAATTCTATTATCTGGAGTGACATGATTTCTGGAGTTTTAGATGAGGCCTATGTAGAAAGACACCTAGGTTTTGGGGATGCTTTTTTGGGCTTGGGACTTAGCCTTAATGCATTTATGTCTTTGTTAGCTGCTTGCCAAGAGTTTGTACTAGAAGAGCTTATTAAGTATGCAGGTAAAGATGCAGACTTTATTTTGGCTTTTAAGAAGTATGCACAGGTGGGGCTAGACATTGTTTCGGAAGTGTACCGAAAGCGCTCATTAAAGAGCTTGGAGGACCAAAATGATGCTTTGCGAGAGTTATCTACTCCTGTTGCTCAAATTTGGGAAGATATTCTTCTTTTGCCCTTGGTTGGGTTTATTGACTCTAAACGAGCAAAAGATGTAATGGAGGCCATGTTGGACAAGATTGCAGAGACACAAGCCAAGTTTTTTATCTTAGATATTAGTGGTGTGGCTATTGTGGATACTGCAGTAGCCAATCACTTGATTAAAATGAGCAAAGCGGCTCGTTTGATGGGGACGCAGTGCATGATTTCTGGGGTTTCTGGTCCCATTGCACAAACCATTGTTGAGTTGGGTATTTCTATTGATGAAATTCGGACCACAGGCAGTATGCGAGATGCCTTAGGTTTGGCCATTAAAGAGGCTGGAGTTGCCTTTTAG